Proteins from a single region of Gordonia hongkongensis:
- a CDS encoding amidohydrolase family protein: MPLQDYMHLISVDDHLIEPPDVWSTRLPKKFLDEGPRIIEMDMSQQQGDEGLSAALLNAARGEGGRAAKKKIAEVWSYEGRIYPNIGLNAVAGKKPQEYGMDPTRYSDMLPGCYDAKARVADMDIDGVQAALCFPSFPRFAGTVFLEGEDKELALLSVKAWNDFHLDEWAAAAPDRIIPLIILPLWDPQAAAEEIYRCAAKGAKAITFPENTVTLGLPSFYTDHWDPVFRAAEETNMPLCMHFGSSGRAPITSPEAPMAVMIALFGTNSMYATADLLFSPVFYKFPNLKIALSEGGIGWMPYLLERIDLTWEKHRWYQNVNKEVRPSDLFRSNIYGCFIDDHEGVARRHQVGIDNITWECDYPHSDSNWPNSRRYTEKLLAEVPDEEAHKIVELNARKLYNFPRTEAAAR, translated from the coding sequence GTGCCGCTCCAGGATTACATGCACTTGATCTCGGTCGACGATCACTTGATCGAACCGCCAGACGTCTGGTCGACCAGGTTGCCGAAGAAGTTCCTCGATGAGGGTCCGCGGATCATCGAGATGGACATGAGTCAGCAGCAGGGGGACGAAGGTCTCTCGGCGGCCCTGCTCAATGCCGCACGCGGCGAGGGCGGTCGGGCCGCGAAGAAGAAGATCGCGGAGGTGTGGTCTTACGAGGGCCGCATCTACCCGAACATCGGACTGAACGCGGTGGCCGGCAAGAAGCCGCAGGAGTACGGCATGGACCCGACGCGCTACTCGGACATGTTGCCCGGCTGTTACGACGCCAAGGCCCGCGTGGCCGACATGGACATCGATGGTGTGCAGGCTGCCCTGTGCTTTCCCTCGTTCCCGCGATTCGCCGGCACGGTCTTCCTGGAGGGCGAGGACAAAGAACTCGCCCTGCTGTCGGTGAAGGCATGGAACGATTTCCACCTCGACGAGTGGGCGGCGGCGGCTCCCGACCGGATCATCCCGCTGATCATTCTCCCGCTGTGGGACCCGCAGGCCGCCGCGGAGGAGATCTACCGCTGTGCCGCCAAGGGGGCCAAGGCGATCACTTTCCCGGAAAACACTGTCACGCTGGGTCTTCCGTCGTTCTACACCGACCATTGGGACCCAGTGTTCCGCGCGGCCGAAGAAACCAACATGCCGTTGTGCATGCACTTCGGTTCATCGGGTCGGGCCCCGATCACGTCGCCTGAGGCGCCGATGGCGGTCATGATCGCGCTATTCGGCACGAACTCGATGTATGCGACCGCAGACCTCCTGTTCTCGCCGGTCTTCTACAAATTCCCCAACCTGAAGATCGCTCTGTCCGAGGGCGGGATCGGCTGGATGCCGTACCTGCTCGAGCGAATCGACCTGACCTGGGAGAAGCATCGCTGGTATCAGAACGTGAACAAAGAGGTCCGTCCCTCGGATCTGTTCCGGTCGAACATCTACGGCTGCTTCATCGACGACCACGAAGGTGTTGCCCGTCGCCACCAGGTCGGTATCGACAACATCACCTGGGAATGTGATTACCCCCATTCGGATTCCAACTGGCCCAACAGCCGGCGGTACACCGAGAAGCTCCTCGCCGAGGTTCCCGATGAGGAGGCCCACAAGATCGTCGAACTCAACGCGCGGAAGTTGTACAACTTCCCGCGCACCGAGGCCGCGGCTCGCTGA